The following DNA comes from Methanomassiliicoccales archaeon LGM-DZ1.
AGGGTATTGCTGCTGCCCATACGAACCAATTTCATCCTGGCCCATACGGTGTCCGGATCGAATTTCCCGGTATCCCTGAGACAGACTTCCGACCAGTGAAGGTATTTTCCGTTGAACTCTTCGGCATACTTCCCGGCCTCTTCGGAAAGAACGTCTTTGATCTTCTGCTCATCCGATAACACAGTTTCGGTTTTCGGAGGATCCCTGGGCAGATGCATGATATGTCATGGCAGACTGATTATAAATCCCTACCAATTTGATATTGAATTGGTATGTTATTGGCAGGGAAGGCCACGTGAATCCATGACGGCCTTTCATCAGTTTTCGGAACTGCAAACGCATCCGCAGAACAGAACTCCGTCGCCGAAAGGAACCTGGCATGAGAAATAACGATATCTGGGTCAATCGGCAGGATGCATCCGCATCGATCGCGCAGATTGCACCGGAACAAAATCAGAGTTAGTTAAAATGGTGCAAGGGACGTGATTTGAACACGCGGACCGCTAGGGACTAGCCCCTCAAGCTAGCGTCGTTGGCCATGCTTGACTACCCTTGCAACAGGTTTCTGGGATACATGACTTATTTATAATCCTTGCGTTGAAGGCCCGAAGATTCCCCGTATTCCCAGTAATTCTGATGCCGTGAAGCTTCCCGATATCGGCCGTGAAATGATCCTTCGGCGGCCGCCGGCTTCTCATCAAAGATAAATATCCAGTATGCGGATGGGGAAACGTCAATAGAGAGAGGACGGCTGACGGTAGGGCTTCGGCCCGGCCGAGGAAGTTCCCTCCTCCGCGGGCAGGACGAGCCGGGAAATCCGGCAGGGCGAGAGCCCTGGCAAGGGCCCAGAAACGACACAGTTCCGGTAAATCAGGATGATCCGTATGTCGGTGACGTTCCCGGAGATATGGTGAAACGGCGACTCCTCGTCGGAGCAAGCTCGCACAACCGGGATGACATGCCTGTGACCGGTGGGTAGAGTGCGTTAGTTGAATGCCGTCTGAAACAGAAGGGGGGCTACTACTCTCAATTGACACTTCCGCCGGTGCGCCCGGCGGACCGATTTCCATTATAAGCCCAAGGAGCATTCCGGTTCATGGCTCTCGATCCTTCTATAAAGGCCGTCGGATTCGATATGGACGGCACGTTCATGCACACGAAAGTGGACTATCCGAAGCTGTCCCGCGTAGTGTATGACGAATTCGAGAACCTCGGGGTCCCGGAGGACGTCCTCCTCACCGACAACTACAAGCTCACCATGGACAGGGGCATCGAATGGCTCAGGACCCACGGAGGCTCGGAGCACATCCCCGGGATCAACGAGCGCATAGGCAGAAGGGCGACCGAGATCGAGATGGAGAACGCGGCCATCGCCGTCCCCTACCCCGGAGCGGTCGAGGTCCTCGACATGCTCATAAGCAAAGGGTACAGGGTGGGGATCCTGACCAGGGGAGGCCGCAGATACGCTACCACCGTCCTCGGAGAGGCCGGAGTGCTCAGGAAGTTCAACGCTATCGTGGCCAGGGACGATTATCCGGAGGAGGAGGCTAAGCCGAACCCTCTCGCCATGGACCACCTCGCCGCCGCTCTGGGCGTGAAGAGCCGCGAGATACTGTATCTCGGCGACGGCATCGTCGACTTCATGACCGCCGATGCCTCTGGAGCGTCGTTCATCGGCGTCGAGACCGGTCCCAACAGCGCGGATATGTGGCACAAGAAGGTCGGCTGGGATATCCGCATCATCCCGAGTGTTGCCGAGCTGAAGGACCTAATCTGAGCGGCCCGCCTGATGCAGGCTCTCCGACGGGATTCTGAATGCACTTCGGCGTCCGTTTTTCTATTCTCTTCGGATGCCGAATTGATTCATAGATTATTCGTTTATGAATCATTTATATAGTTTTCAACCAAATTTGATATAAACAATTGTTAATTGGTTGGATATCTCATTCATCCACAGTCATCATTAAATAACTATTGTTAAATTCATATTCTAATAATTCGCAAACAAATATGCGATTAAGAATAGTGATGAAATGGCTGACAAAGAAGAGATAATCGGAAGGCTCACATCCTCCGTACAGAACTACAAGAGAGCTGATGCGGCGCAGGCCGCGCGCGATGCCCTGGATGCGGGCGTAGATCCTCTCGAAGCGATCAACGACGGGCTCCTCAGGGGGATGACGGTCGTCGGAGACCAATTCAGCAGGCACAAGGCGTTCCTGCCCCAGCTGCTTACCGCCGCAGCGGCGATGTACGGGGCCCTGGACATCCTGCTCCCGGCGATTCCTGTCGGGGAGCACAGGGAGACCAAGACGGTCACCCTCGCAGTGGTCGAAGGAGACGTGCACGACATCGGCAAAAATATCGTCAAGACCCTTTTGACTGCTGGCGGTTTCGAGGTCCATGACCTAGGAAAAGACGTTTCCGCAGAGGACATCGCGGATACTGCCCAGAGCAGCGGTTCCACCGCGATCGCCCTGAGCGCTCTCATGACCACTACGATGTTCAAGATGAAGGACACGATCGACCTGCTCGAGGAGAACGGCTACCGCGACAATGTGAAGATAAGCATAGGCGGCGCCCCTACATCGCCGGCTTTCGCAAAGGACATCGGGGCCGACCACTGGGACAGGAACGCGCAGGACATCGTCAGATGGCTGAAGGAGAGTGCCTGAATGGCCCGCAAGATGAACCACCTGGAAAGGGCCTCGGCAGCCCTGGCCGATGAAGATGCAGACAGGCTGACCGTCTATCCCATCGCCTGCGGCGTCTCGAGAAGGCTCATCGGGAACGGGAAGACCACATACAGGGAATGGTGCCAGAGCCCCGAGAAATTCGCAGAGGGGTTCGTGGCCGCCCAGAAGGCCTTCGATCTCGATTTCTCCATCGGGCTGATGGACCTCTCGGTCATTGCCGGCGACTTCGGCGCAGGAGTGAGGTTCGACGAGGAGAACACGCCCTTTGTGGACAAGCCCCTGATCAAAAACCTGGAGGATTACGACAGGCTGGAAGAACCGGACCCTGAGAAGGGGAGGACCAACGTCATAATCGAGGGCAGCAGGCTGGTCGCCGAGAGGCTCGGGAATGAGGTCATCACCTCAGCGTTCCTCGAGGGGCCTCTCCTGGTGCTCAGCCAGTCAGCCGGGGCAGAGAAGCTGTTCTTCGACTCGTTCGAGGAGCCGGACACAGTCAAAAGAGCGCTCAGGACGGTCACGGAGTACGAGAAGAAGATCGTCCGCAGACTGGGGGCCACAGGCACCAATGCAATCTGCTGGGACTACCTCTGGGCCAACTATTCCTGCCTGGACGACGCGGAGTACGGGGATCTCGAAGGCGACGTCTTCGCGCCGGAGCTCAACGAGGAGACCAGAAGAAACGGGATGGCCGTAGCCATCCACAACTGCGCCGACCTCCCCCATCTGGATACCCAGGTGAAGAAGTTCAGGCCGTCGATCTACTCGATGGCATACTATCCCCTGATCGAAGGATCGAAGACCGCTTCGCAGGTCATCGACGGAGGATACGCCGACAATACCCTCATCGCCGGGAACCTCGACCCCCAGCTCTTCGAGCGCGGGACCGTCCAGCAGGTCGACGAAGCCACGCGGGCACTGTGCCAGGAGGCCAAGACTGCGCTGTGCAGGAGGGGACTCAGGTCCAGGTACTGCATCGCGAGCGGATGCGAGGTGCCCCCTACCACGACCTGCAGGCTGGAGAACATCAAGGCGGTATCGGACGCCGTCAAGAGATACGGAACCCTGGGCGAGCGATCCCAGGGATCCGGGAGGACGGTATGAACGGTTTCTTCAGAGCGATGGAGGCAGAGGGCTTCTCAGGCTGCGCTACGGCATCGGTCAGGAAGATAGCCTGCCCGAACTGCGGCTTCCGCTTCTCCCTGGTCTATGCCCGCGCAGTGGCATGCAGGGGATGCCCGGAGGCCTGCAGGGGATGCCCCCAGGTGAGGTGTGCCAGATGCGATTCGGAGTTCCCTGTGGGGATCTCCCCCGACGTGAACGGGAAGGCCCAGGAGAGGACCCTGGCGGACCACATATGCAGGATAGTCAACGAACACAACGAGAGCAGAGGAATAGAGACAGCGAACAGGTGAATGGAATGGCAATAGGTCTGGGAATAGATACAGGCGGAACGTACACGGACAGCGTCATCCTCGATATGGACAGCAAGACAATACTGAGCAAGGCGAAAGCCCTGACAACGAGGAATGACCTGGCGATCGGAATCTCGGAGAGTATAGGGAAGCACGACAGGGATCTCCTGAAGAAGATCTCCCTGGTCTCCCTTTCCTCCACCCTGGCCACCAACTCGGTGGTCGAAGGGAAAGGATGCCGCGCCGGGCTCATCTGCATCGGGAGGGGCTACGAAGGGCCGGTCGCCGCAGACGCTTATGCGCAGATCGCCGGATCCCACGACCTCAAAGGGAACGAGAAGATCCCCCTGGACGAAGAAGGTGCCAGGAAGGCACTGGAATCCATGAGGGGAAAGGTGGACTCGGTCGCCGTAACAGGCTATCTGAGCATCAGGAATCCCGGACATGAGGACCGTGTGGCGGACCTCGCAAGGAAGATCCTGGATGTCCCGGTCGTTAGAGGGCATGACCTCTCCTCCGGCCTCGGGTTCAACGAGAGGACGACAACAGCACTGATGAACGCCCGCCTCATCCCTGTCATCGCCGACCTCATACGGTCAGTGAAGCAATCGCTGGCACAATACGGGATCGGCGCACCTCTGATGATCGTGAAGGGGGACGGGACTGTCCTGAACGAAGAGACGGCCGCCGAGAGGCCGGTGGAGACTGTGCTGTCCGGTCCTGCATCGAGCCTGACGGGAGCGAAGGCCCTGACGGGAGCGAAGGATGCGGTGATGATCGACATCGGCGGCACCACCACCGACATCGGGGTCCTGAGAGACGGCTTCCCCCGGCTCGAGAAGGAGGGGGCGCTCATCGCCGGGAAGAGGACCAGGGTCCTGGCCGCCGCCGTATCCACCTACGGCATCGGCGGAGACAGCAGGATCATCGTCAACGGCACCGCCATCGGCCTGACCCCTGTCCGCGTCATCCCGATATGCATCGCGGCGTCCAAATGGCCTCACGTGAAGGAGAGACTGAAGGCGATCTCCGAACGCGAGCCGAACCGTGCCGGCGAGACCGTCGAGGAGGAGAGCATCCTCCAGGAGACGGAGTTCTTCACGCCTGCCCGGCCGGTCACCACGGAGACCATGCAGGAGACTGACAGAAAGCTCCTGGAACTCATCGCGGACAGCCCTCTGACACTCGAGGAAGCGGGGGAGGCCATCGGCGTGCTCCCTTACTCGTTCAACGCCGCAAGGCTGGAGAAACTGGGTCTCGTGACCAGGATAGGCGTGACCCCCACCGACATACTCCGTGCCGAAGGCAGTTATGACGGTTACGACGGAGAGGCCTCTGACCTTGCAGTGAGATATCTGGCCAAGAAGGCAAGGCTCGGGAAGGAAGAGTTCATCTCGCAGGTCAAGGACGCCATCGAGACCAAGATCGCCGTGAGCCTGGTGAAGGACCTCATGCTCGAGGACGGAGGTTACGAGAAGCTCGGCCCCGCGGCCGAGGAACTCATCCGCAAGGCGATCTCCGGGAAGGACGGGAAGGACTTCAGCGTGTTCCTGAAGCTGAACAAGCCCATCATCGGGATCGGCGCGCCGGTCGGCGCATGGCTTCCGAAAGTGGCGGAGATATTCAACACGCAGCTGATCCTCCCCGAGAACTCATCCGTGGGCAATGCCGTGGGCGCGGTATCCGGTTCTGTCTCCAAGACCGTCAGAGTGCACATCCAGCCCAGGGAGGGCTCGATCGGTGCGGATCCGGCATCCGAGGTGTTCCTTGACGGCAGGAAGTACTCCTTCCCGACGTTCTCCGAGGCGCTGGCCTTCGCCGATGCCGAGGGCAGGAAGCACGCCGAGGAACTGGCCAGGGAATCGGGCGCGTCCAATGTGTACGTGGAGTCCGATGTAGAGAAGAAGACGTTCGGCACATCCTCAGACCCCGACGGGCGGATCCTGCTCGAGGCCGATGTGATCCTCAGGGCCACCGGCAAGCCCGATCTCCTCGAGGAGGCCGGGAACCCGGCCTGAGGAGCGGTCATATCCCCCGGAGGGCTCGCTGATGCTCTCCGGAGCGCCTGTCCCTGTTGACCCAGATGTTGCGGCTGTCGAGCTGGATGTCCCTGTACTTCAGGTCCGTCCTGTCGCGGAAGTCCTCGGACTCCCAGAACTCGTTGGCAGGGTTCTCCTTGAAGATCACCGCGTCAGCGCCGCAGATGCCTTCCTTCCTCAGCTGCTCCAGGGACCTGCCGACCAGCCCGTGGCCGATGCCGCGCCTGCGGTACTCCGGGTCCACGATCAGGTGGTAGAACCTCCCGCTGCGGCCGTCGCTCCCGCAGAGCACGATGCCGACCAGGCGGCCGCCGTCGAAGGCGGAGAAGCAGAACTGCCGGTTGCGGTCGAGGAACCTCGCTATGCTCTCGGCGGAGTCCTCCTTCGATCCGACGCCGATACCCCCGCTGTCCATCCACATCCGGTAGGCCTGGGCGTAATCGGACGCCTCTGTGTTGCGGAAGGTTATGCCGTCCTCGGAGAACATGCCTGTCAATCGGCGGTTCGGTATAAATCAGATGCGCCCGGATGTGCCAGCGCAGAAAATGGGAAAGGGGGAGGGCTCCCGCCCTCCCTTGGGTTTCACTCGTAGCCGCGTCCGAGGACGTGCTTCCTGTCCTCTTCCTTCTCCTCTTCGAGGCGGTTGTAATCGAACCTCTCGATGTTGTCGGCGAAGGTGGTGTTGGGAGGCATGAGCTTCTTGGCCATCTGCATGACGGTGCTCATCATGGACATGATGCCGTGGCCCAGGTTGACGCCGAACCTCGACATTCCGCAGGTGACGTGCCCGGGGTTCATGACATCGTGGGGGTCCTCGAAGGTCTTGAACTCCCTCATGAGCGAGACTGCGTTGGGGTCATGGACGTTGTCGAGGTTCCAGGCGAAGAAGATGCCGAACCCGGTGGTCCTTCCTCCGTACTCGGCGGCCCTGTCGCCGAGGTAGAAGTTGAAGGCGAAGGCGGTCATGCCCAGCATGGACTCGTCGTCCTTGAAGTAGTAGGGCATCCAGAGGACGGTGTTGTCGTCGACGACCTCGCCGATGATCCCTCCGAGCTCCATCTTCATGTCGTCGAAGCCCTTGTAGCAGACAGGCACGAAGGCCCCCCATCTCTTGGCGGGGATGATGACCTCGGCGGGGATCTCTCCGACACCGGCCTTCCTGGCCCTGAACTCGTAGCACCTCTCGGCCCACTCGTGCTCTCCGACCTCGGGCGCGGTGGCCCTTCCGCCGGCGCGGGCGACGAGCTCCTCGACCGCCGCCTCCTCG
Coding sequences within:
- a CDS encoding HAD family hydrolase, with the translated sequence MALDPSIKAVGFDMDGTFMHTKVDYPKLSRVVYDEFENLGVPEDVLLTDNYKLTMDRGIEWLRTHGGSEHIPGINERIGRRATEIEMENAAIAVPYPGAVEVLDMLISKGYRVGILTRGGRRYATTVLGEAGVLRKFNAIVARDDYPEEEAKPNPLAMDHLAAALGVKSREILYLGDGIVDFMTADASGASFIGVETGPNSADMWHKKVGWDIRIIPSVAELKDLI
- a CDS encoding corrinoid protein: MADKEEIIGRLTSSVQNYKRADAAQAARDALDAGVDPLEAINDGLLRGMTVVGDQFSRHKAFLPQLLTAAAAMYGALDILLPAIPVGEHRETKTVTLAVVEGDVHDIGKNIVKTLLTAGGFEVHDLGKDVSAEDIADTAQSSGSTAIALSALMTTTMFKMKDTIDLLEENGYRDNVKISIGGAPTSPAFAKDIGADHWDRNAQDIVRWLKESA
- a CDS encoding uroporphyrinogen decarboxylase family protein yields the protein MARKMNHLERASAALADEDADRLTVYPIACGVSRRLIGNGKTTYREWCQSPEKFAEGFVAAQKAFDLDFSIGLMDLSVIAGDFGAGVRFDEENTPFVDKPLIKNLEDYDRLEEPDPEKGRTNVIIEGSRLVAERLGNEVITSAFLEGPLLVLSQSAGAEKLFFDSFEEPDTVKRALRTVTEYEKKIVRRLGATGTNAICWDYLWANYSCLDDAEYGDLEGDVFAPELNEETRRNGMAVAIHNCADLPHLDTQVKKFRPSIYSMAYYPLIEGSKTASQVIDGGYADNTLIAGNLDPQLFERGTVQQVDEATRALCQEAKTALCRRGLRSRYCIASGCEVPPTTTCRLENIKAVSDAVKRYGTLGERSQGSGRTV
- a CDS encoding hydantoinase/oxoprolinase family protein; translation: MAIGLGIDTGGTYTDSVILDMDSKTILSKAKALTTRNDLAIGISESIGKHDRDLLKKISLVSLSSTLATNSVVEGKGCRAGLICIGRGYEGPVAADAYAQIAGSHDLKGNEKIPLDEEGARKALESMRGKVDSVAVTGYLSIRNPGHEDRVADLARKILDVPVVRGHDLSSGLGFNERTTTALMNARLIPVIADLIRSVKQSLAQYGIGAPLMIVKGDGTVLNEETAAERPVETVLSGPASSLTGAKALTGAKDAVMIDIGGTTTDIGVLRDGFPRLEKEGALIAGKRTRVLAAAVSTYGIGGDSRIIVNGTAIGLTPVRVIPICIAASKWPHVKERLKAISEREPNRAGETVEEESILQETEFFTPARPVTTETMQETDRKLLELIADSPLTLEEAGEAIGVLPYSFNAARLEKLGLVTRIGVTPTDILRAEGSYDGYDGEASDLAVRYLAKKARLGKEEFISQVKDAIETKIAVSLVKDLMLEDGGYEKLGPAAEELIRKAISGKDGKDFSVFLKLNKPIIGIGAPVGAWLPKVAEIFNTQLILPENSSVGNAVGAVSGSVSKTVRVHIQPREGSIGADPASEVFLDGRKYSFPTFSEALAFADAEGRKHAEELARESGASNVYVESDVEKKTFGTSSDPDGRILLEADVILRATGKPDLLEEAGNPA
- a CDS encoding GNAT family N-acetyltransferase, whose translation is MFSEDGITFRNTEASDYAQAYRMWMDSGGIGVGSKEDSAESIARFLDRNRQFCFSAFDGGRLVGIVLCGSDGRSGRFYHLIVDPEYRRRGIGHGLVGRSLEQLRKEGICGADAVIFKENPANEFWESEDFRDRTDLKYRDIQLDSRNIWVNRDRRSGEHQRALRGI